In the genome of Rhodoferax sp. BAB1, one region contains:
- the rnhA gene encoding ribonuclease HI — protein sequence MNTVEIYTDGACKGNPGPGGWGVLLKSGGVEKELFGGERETTNNRMEMLAVIMALESLKRPCHVILHADSQYVLKGITEWLAGWKARGWKTAAKQPVKNVDLWQRLDALVAGAGHRIEWRWVKGHDGDPGNERADALANRGVARVL from the coding sequence GTGAACACAGTCGAGATTTATACCGATGGCGCCTGCAAGGGCAACCCCGGCCCGGGCGGATGGGGCGTGCTGCTGAAATCCGGCGGCGTGGAGAAGGAGCTGTTCGGCGGTGAGCGCGAAACCACCAACAACCGCATGGAGATGCTGGCCGTGATCATGGCGCTGGAGTCGCTCAAGCGGCCCTGCCACGTGATCCTGCACGCCGACAGCCAGTACGTGCTCAAGGGCATCACCGAGTGGCTGGCCGGCTGGAAGGCCCGAGGCTGGAAAACGGCGGCCAAGCAGCCGGTGAAGAACGTGGACCTGTGGCAGCGGCTCGATGCACTGGTGGCGGGGGCGGGCCACCGCATCGAGTGGCGCTGGGTCAAGGGCCATGACGGCGATCCGGGCAACGAGCGGGCCGATGCGCTGGCCAACCGCGGCGTGGCCCGGGTTTTGTAA
- a CDS encoding efflux RND transporter permease subunit, whose product MQLPEIAIRRPVFATVLSLLVLLIGAVSFTKLPVREYPKIDEPVVTVTVRYAGASAEVVESQVAKPLEDSIAGIDAVDVLTSISRAEQAQITVRFRLEKDADAAAAEVRDRTARVRNKLPQAIDEPVIAKVEADAFPVIWLAFSSDTHTPLQLNELINRVVKPRLQTVSGAADVRIFGERKYAMRVWLDPDRLAAYKLTTQDAEDAIRRSNLEVPAGRIESRQREFSVTSNTDLMKPAQFGEIVIRTVNGFPVKLRDVARIEEGAAEERTSVRINGRPAISAGVIRQATANPLELSQGVREMLPRLEADLPKGITITIANDNSVFIDRSIKNVFTTILEAVLLVALVIFVFLRTLRASIIPIVTIPVSLIGTFALMALAGFTVNTLTLLALVLAIGLVVDDAIVVLENIYRHIEEGMEPFSAAIKGAKEVGFAVVAMTLTLAAVYAPLAFTPGRTGRLFVEFALALAGAVIVSGFIALTLSPMMCSRLLKHNPNPSFFDRWMELRLTALSNGYERLLRRVLGMRWLVLAVMAGVVLAIAAVLPGMKRELAPLEDRGVILNVINAPDGATMAYTDKYASAIEKIGSQYPEFDRVFVVLGNPTVSQANVTLRAVDWDERKRTTLEMAREMQPRIAALPGVAAFPITPPSLGQGFRERPVNFVILTSESYENLNQVVRQFLDEIARNPGIQGADVDLRLNKPELKIDVNREKASDLGVGVDAVARAVETMLGGRLVTRYKKGGDQYDVIVQTQSLGRDTPDDIERIFVRGRNDTMIPLASLVTVRESVSPRELNHFSQRRAVTITANLAPDYSLGQALDFLDQVSARVLKPGYTTDLNGTSREFRNSQGSLTIVFVLALLFIFLVLAAQFESFVDPLVIMLSVPLSMIGALLALKLSNGSLNVYSQIGLITLVGLITKHGILIVEFANQMREQGLDMVEAVVKASSQRLRPILMTTGAMVLGALPLALSTGAGAESRIQIGWVIVGGMTLGTLLTIFVVPTMYTLLARKHAPGADKRTVSEAAAHEAELVAK is encoded by the coding sequence ATGCAACTGCCCGAAATTGCGATCCGCCGCCCGGTGTTCGCCACCGTGCTCTCGCTGCTGGTGCTGCTGATCGGCGCGGTGAGCTTCACCAAGCTGCCGGTGCGCGAGTACCCGAAGATCGACGAACCGGTGGTGACCGTCACGGTGCGTTATGCCGGTGCCTCGGCCGAGGTGGTGGAGTCCCAGGTGGCCAAGCCGCTGGAAGACTCGATTGCTGGCATCGACGCGGTGGACGTCCTCACCTCGATCTCGCGTGCCGAGCAGGCGCAGATCACCGTGCGTTTCCGTCTGGAAAAAGACGCCGATGCCGCCGCCGCCGAGGTGCGCGACCGCACCGCGCGCGTGCGCAACAAGCTGCCGCAGGCCATCGACGAGCCGGTCATCGCCAAGGTGGAGGCCGATGCCTTCCCCGTCATCTGGCTGGCCTTCTCCAGCGACACGCACACGCCGCTGCAGCTCAACGAACTGATCAACCGTGTGGTCAAGCCGCGTCTGCAGACGGTCAGCGGCGCCGCCGACGTGCGCATCTTCGGCGAGCGCAAGTACGCCATGCGGGTCTGGCTGGACCCGGACCGCCTGGCCGCCTACAAGCTGACCACGCAGGACGCCGAGGACGCGATTCGCCGCAGCAATCTGGAAGTGCCGGCCGGTCGCATCGAAAGCCGCCAGCGCGAGTTCTCCGTGACCTCCAACACCGATCTGATGAAACCGGCCCAGTTCGGCGAGATCGTGATCCGCACCGTCAACGGCTTCCCGGTCAAGCTGCGTGACGTGGCGCGCATCGAGGAGGGTGCCGCCGAGGAGCGCACCTCGGTGCGCATCAACGGTCGCCCGGCCATCTCCGCCGGTGTGATCCGCCAGGCCACGGCCAACCCGCTGGAGCTCAGCCAGGGCGTGCGCGAGATGCTGCCCAGGCTGGAGGCCGACCTGCCCAAGGGCATCACCATCACCATTGCCAACGACAACTCGGTCTTCATCGACCGCTCGATCAAGAACGTGTTCACCACCATCCTGGAAGCGGTGCTGCTGGTGGCCCTGGTGATCTTTGTCTTCCTGCGCACCCTGCGCGCCTCCATCATTCCCATCGTCACCATCCCGGTCAGCCTGATCGGCACCTTCGCCCTGATGGCGCTGGCCGGTTTCACCGTCAACACCCTGACCCTGCTGGCCCTGGTGCTGGCCATTGGCCTGGTGGTGGACGACGCCATCGTGGTGCTGGAGAACATCTACCGCCACATCGAGGAAGGCATGGAGCCCTTCAGTGCCGCCATCAAGGGGGCCAAAGAGGTGGGCTTCGCCGTGGTGGCCATGACCTTGACGCTGGCCGCCGTCTACGCGCCGCTGGCCTTCACGCCGGGGCGCACCGGCCGTCTGTTCGTCGAATTCGCCCTCGCGCTGGCGGGTGCGGTGATCGTCTCGGGCTTCATCGCCCTGACGCTCTCGCCCATGATGTGCTCGCGGCTGCTCAAGCACAATCCCAACCCCTCCTTCTTCGACCGCTGGATGGAGCTGCGTCTGACGGCGCTGAGCAATGGCTACGAGCGGCTGCTGCGGCGCGTGTTGGGCATGCGCTGGCTGGTGCTGGCGGTGATGGCCGGTGTGGTGCTGGCCATCGCTGCCGTGCTGCCGGGCATGAAACGCGAGCTGGCGCCGCTGGAAGACCGCGGTGTGATCCTCAACGTGATCAATGCGCCCGACGGCGCCACCATGGCCTACACCGACAAGTACGCCAGTGCCATCGAGAAGATCGGCAGCCAGTACCCGGAGTTCGACCGGGTTTTTGTCGTGCTCGGCAATCCGACCGTCAGCCAGGCCAACGTGACCCTGCGCGCCGTCGACTGGGACGAACGCAAGCGCACCACGCTGGAGATGGCGCGCGAGATGCAGCCCCGCATTGCCGCGCTGCCGGGGGTGGCGGCCTTTCCCATCACCCCGCCTTCGCTGGGCCAGGGTTTCCGCGAGCGGCCGGTGAACTTCGTCATCCTGACCTCCGAGAGTTATGAGAACCTGAACCAGGTGGTGCGCCAGTTCCTCGACGAGATCGCCAGGAATCCGGGCATCCAGGGGGCCGACGTGGATCTGCGGCTGAACAAGCCCGAACTGAAGATCGACGTGAACCGCGAAAAGGCCTCGGACCTGGGGGTCGGCGTGGATGCCGTGGCGCGCGCCGTCGAGACCATGCTGGGCGGTCGCCTGGTGACACGTTACAAGAAGGGCGGTGACCAGTACGACGTGATCGTGCAGACCCAGTCCCTGGGGCGCGACACACCCGATGACATCGAGCGCATCTTCGTGCGCGGCCGCAACGACACCATGATCCCGCTGGCCTCGCTGGTCACGGTGCGTGAATCGGTGTCGCCGCGCGAGCTCAACCACTTCAGCCAGCGCCGTGCAGTCACCATCACCGCCAATCTGGCGCCTGACTACTCCCTGGGGCAGGCGCTCGATTTCCTGGACCAGGTCAGTGCCCGGGTGCTCAAGCCCGGTTACACCACCGATCTGAACGGCACCTCGCGCGAGTTCAGGAACTCGCAGGGCTCGCTCACCATCGTCTTCGTGCTGGCCCTGCTGTTCATCTTCCTGGTGCTGGCCGCGCAGTTCGAGAGCTTCGTCGATCCGCTGGTCATCATGCTCTCGGTCCCGCTGTCCATGATAGGCGCGCTGCTGGCGCTGAAATTGAGCAACGGCTCGCTCAACGTCTATTCGCAGATCGGCCTGATCACGCTGGTGGGACTGATCACCAAGCACGGCATCCTGATCGTCGAGTTCGCCAACCAGATGCGCGAGCAGGGCCTGGACATGGTCGAGGCCGTGGTCAAGGCCTCCAGCCAGCGCCTGCGTCCCATCCTGATGACCACCGGCGCCATGGTGCTCGGTGCCCTGCCACTGGCCTTGTCCACCGGGGCAGGGGCCGAGAGCCGCATCCAGATCGGCTGGGTCATCGTGGGCGGCATGACGCTGGGCACGCTGCTGACCATCTTCGTCGTGCCCACCATGTACACCCTGCTGGCGCGCAAGCACGCGCCCGGGGCCGACAAGCGCACGGTCAGCGAGGCCGCAGCGCACGAAGCCGAGCTGGTCGCCAAGTAG